A single Syntrophales bacterium DNA region contains:
- the purE gene encoding 5-(carboxyamino)imidazole ribonucleotide mutase, translating to MGSDSDFPIMEEAIKTLKEFDVLHEVFLTSAHRSPERTSTFAREAAGRGIRVIIVGAGAAAHLAGVIASQTHLPVIGVPIDSTSLRGFDALLSTVQMPGGIPVATMAIGKAGATNAAIMAIRILALQDDGLRRKLKDYFVNMAEEIKEKQENLNAG from the coding sequence ATGGGAAGTGATTCTGACTTTCCCATTATGGAAGAAGCCATAAAGACTCTCAAAGAATTTGATGTTTTACACGAGGTTTTCCTTACATCGGCCCACCGTTCACCTGAACGGACTTCTACATTCGCCAGGGAAGCTGCCGGACGTGGGATCAGAGTCATAATCGTTGGCGCCGGGGCGGCGGCACATCTGGCTGGTGTTATTGCATCACAGACGCACCTGCCGGTAATTGGAGTTCCGATTGATTCCACTTCCCTCAGGGGGTTTGATGCCCTCCTCTCCACGGTACAGATGCCAGGTGGAATACCGGTTGCCACAATGGCCATAGGCAAAGCCGGAGCCACAAATGCAGCCATCATGGCCATAAGAATACTCGCCCTGCAGGATGACGGTCTCCGCAGAAAATTGAAGGACTATTTCGTCAATATGGCTGAAGAGATCAAAGAGAAGCAGGAAAACCTGAATGCCGGATAA
- a CDS encoding L-threonylcarbamoyladenylate synthase, with translation MPIILRIDPKNPDKSLIVAAVEILKKGGVIAYPTETFYGLGADAKNVEAVEKIYDIKGRDYKDPVSIIIGDKQDLTGFAEDVPEVSRRLMEKFWPGGLTLVFKASSNISPRLTGGTGKIGIRLSSNIIASHLSKTLSGPITATSANLSGAKECSSADEVINCFKDKIDMVVDGGQTPGGLGSTIVDVTTDPPTILRQGIIPPSLLRYTLRKI, from the coding sequence ATGCCGATAATACTAAGAATTGATCCCAAAAACCCCGATAAATCCTTAATAGTTGCAGCCGTAGAAATTTTAAAAAAAGGTGGAGTTATTGCTTATCCCACTGAGACTTTCTATGGACTTGGTGCAGATGCTAAAAATGTTGAAGCTGTTGAGAAAATCTACGATATCAAGGGACGGGATTACAAAGATCCTGTTTCCATTATTATAGGAGACAAGCAGGATTTAACCGGATTTGCAGAAGATGTACCTGAAGTCAGCCGAAGGCTTATGGAAAAGTTCTGGCCTGGAGGACTTACCCTTGTATTTAAGGCCTCTTCCAATATCTCGCCGAGGTTGACCGGAGGAACGGGAAAAATCGGCATACGTCTCTCCAGTAATATAATTGCCTCTCATCTGTCAAAGACATTATCCGGCCCTATTACTGCCACCAGTGCTAACCTCTCCGGTGCAAAGGAATGTTCCTCAGCCGATGAAGTAATTAATTGTTTTAAAGATAAGATCGATATGGTGGTTGACGGTGGTCAGACACCGGGCGGATTGGGATCGACGATCGTGGATGTAACAACCGATCCACCGACTATCTTGCGACAGGGTATCATCCCTCCGTCGCTTCTACGCTACACACTTCGGAAAATTTAA